In Erwinia pyrifoliae DSM 12163, the genomic window CGCCGGCGTAATGCACTGGCACAATCGCCCGCGTGCGCCCGGTGATCGCCGCTTCAATCCGTTGCGGCGTGACCATTAACGTATCGCGGTCAATGTCGATCATCACCGGGGTTGCCCCCAGCAGCACAATCATATTCAGGGTCGATACCCAGGTCAGCGATGGCGTAATCACCTCATCGCCGGGGCCGATCCCCAGGGCCATTAGCGTCACATGCATACCTGCCGTTGCCGAGCTAACGGCAATCGCATGACGATTGCCGGTAAGTTGACAAAACGCCTGCTCAAGCTGCTGATTTTTGGGACCGGTGGTTATCCAGCCGGAGCGCAGTACCTCTTCAACTGCGGCCAGCTCTTCTGCCCCCATCGACGGGCGCGAGAAAGGCAAAAATTCCGACATTGATTAACCTTATTAACAGTTTAAAGTGCTGACGGAGAGCAGGTTGCCTCTGTTAACGTTCATGCAATACGGCAAACGGCAACATCGTGGCGCCTTAGGGGAAACGCCCCTCTGCGCCCGGCTGTTCAGAACAAACCCGGGGACTACGCAAAACAGGTTAGCAACAATCTTATATATATAGCCTAAATGAAAATGGCTTAGGGCGACGAGTGGGATTCACAGTCCAGCGCCCAGTTCAAACGATCGGGTTTAATGGCGGTGTAACAGCAGCAGAAACGAACAGGCAACGGCCGGCGAAGGCAACGAAAATATAAAAAAAACTTCACATTCATGTGCAGTAAATATATAAAAACAAGGGTTTAACTGGCAGATTCTGAGCGGACGGTAAATAACAGGGCGCTAAATGAGTGGCAGTATTAAGTCAATGTCTGGCATTCTCCGTGGGCGCATTTAACCCTAATACGGCAGCACAAGCCGGCGAAAATTAAGATTAAACCGGGTAAAGCGCAGGGGAGAAATCATCCCTGCGCAAGTTACATGGCTCATGCCCGAATAAAGAGGAACGATATATGACAGACGCCAGCACGCTGCCTGCTGAACTCATGGCACTGCTCGACGGGTCGCTGCCGGATAGCCATCTGCATCAGGCGATCCACCTTTCGAGCGTGGGCGAAGATGGCTGGCCCTACGCGGCACAGCTCAGCCTGGGCGAGATTGTCGCCCGCTCCCATGGCGAATTGCTGTTTGCCATCTGGCCAGACTCAACCACCACCCGCAACCTGAAACGCGACGGTAAAATCACCCTTGCGCTGGTGCTGGACGGTGCCGTGCTGGAAATTCAGGCGCGGGCGGCTTTGCATGCAGACGCGTTGACGGCGCTAAAGCTGGCGGTATTCCGCGCCGATGTGCAGCAGGTTCGCTTCCATCGCGCTCCCTATGCCACGGTATTGAGCGGCTTAACTTTTTGTCTGCAGGACGAGGCCGCCGCTATCGCCCGCTGGCGCGAACAGATCGGCGCGCTGAAAGCGCTGGCATAAAAAAAAGGGCGACCCCGCGCGGGTCGCCCTTATCAGCCGTTAGCGTTTACTTGCTGTCCGGCAGTGCATAAGCCTTCACATAGTCGCCCAGCCTGGTGCCGAACGAACCGTGTCCGCCGGCAACAATCAGTACGTACTGTTTGCCGTTGACTTCATACGTCATTGGCGTGGCCTGGCCACCTGCGGGTAAGCGCGCTTCCCACAGCTGTTTGCCGTTAGAGACGTTAAACGCGCGCAGATAGTTATCCGCCATTGCCGCAATAAAGAACAGGTTACCTGCCGTGGCAACTGGCCCACCCAGCATTGGCATGCCCATTTTAAACGGCAGCGGCAGCGGCGAGCTGTCGCGCACGGTGCCGATACGTTTCTTCCACACGATTTCGTTGGTCTTCAAATCGACCGCAGAAATATAGCCCCATGAAGGCTGCTTACAGGGTAAACCAATCGGAGAGAGGAACGGATTCAGCGTCACGCCGTAAGGCAGTCCGTACTGGGGCTGAATGCCCTTCTCACTACCGGTGCCGCCTTTATCATTCTCATCTGGCTCAATGGGGTTACCCGGTCCACGCGGGATCAGTCGGGAAACGAACGGTAGCGCCATTGGGTTAGCGATGGCAACCTGACGATCGCCATCCACCGCGATACCTCCCCACTCAAACATACCGAGGTTGCCCGGGAACAC contains:
- a CDS encoding pyridoxamine 5'-phosphate oxidase family protein, which translates into the protein MTDASTLPAELMALLDGSLPDSHLHQAIHLSSVGEDGWPYAAQLSLGEIVARSHGELLFAIWPDSTTTRNLKRDGKITLALVLDGAVLEIQARAALHADALTALKLAVFRADVQQVRFHRAPYATVLSGLTFCLQDEAAAIARWREQIGALKALA